The sequence below is a genomic window from Archangium lipolyticum.
CGCTACATCCACGAGCTCGAGACGCTGCATGGATGGCTGAAGGTGGACCTGGTGCACAACTGCTTCCTGATGGGGGAGGAGATGGGGGAGTTGTTCAAGGCGGTGCGCCGGTACAACAAGCTCTTCGACGAGGGGGAGGGGACGCCGACGGAGCAGGCGCGAGCGAACCTGGCGGAGGAGTTGGTGGATGTCTTCAACTACCTGTTGGCGATCTCCAACCGGGTGGGAGTGGACCTGGAGCAGGCGTTCCGGGAGAAGAACGAGCGGAACCAGCAGCGAACATGGA
It includes:
- a CDS encoding pyrophosphohydrolase domain-containing protein, yielding MIKLPEGATMKDYQRYIHELETLHGWLKVDLVHNCFLMGEEMGELFKAVRRYNKLFDEGEGTPTEQARANLAEELVDVFNYLLAISNRVGVDLEQAFREKNERNQQRTWS